The following proteins come from a genomic window of Streptomyces liliiviolaceus:
- a CDS encoding HAD-IA family hydrolase, with protein MKTPDTKIPDLRIPCEGLLFDNDGVLVDSDLGVDQAWSRWARARGLSAEQVTAMVHGRRSADTVALLVADPGERPAALAEIDRLEIEAAATTTALPGALDLLTGLPDDIWAVVTSGVTALARARLAAAGLPLPPVLVTADDVTDGKPAPDGYLAAAARLGVDPARTVVLEDAAAGAEAGKAAGAYVIGVGPRGLDTGAQVVVRDLRGLTWHDGVLDLGAADLLRS; from the coding sequence ATGAAGACCCCGGACACGAAGATCCCGGACTTGAGGATTCCCTGCGAGGGCCTCCTCTTCGACAACGACGGCGTACTCGTCGACTCCGACCTCGGTGTCGACCAGGCGTGGAGCCGCTGGGCCCGGGCCCGCGGACTGTCCGCCGAGCAGGTCACGGCGATGGTGCACGGACGGCGCTCCGCCGACACCGTCGCCCTCCTGGTGGCCGACCCGGGGGAGCGGCCGGCCGCCCTCGCCGAGATCGACCGCCTGGAGATCGAGGCGGCCGCCACCACGACCGCGCTGCCCGGCGCCCTCGACCTGCTGACGGGCCTGCCGGACGACATCTGGGCCGTCGTGACCTCCGGGGTCACCGCGCTGGCCCGCGCCCGCCTCGCCGCCGCGGGCCTTCCCCTGCCGCCCGTGCTCGTCACCGCGGACGACGTCACCGACGGCAAGCCCGCCCCCGACGGCTACCTCGCGGCGGCGGCACGCCTCGGTGTGGACCCGGCGCGGACCGTCGTCCTGGAGGACGCCGCCGCGGGTGCCGAGGCGGGGAAGGCGGCAGGTGCGTACGTCATCGGCGTCGGGCCGCGCGGCCTGGACACCGGTGCCCAGGTCGTCGTACGCGATCTGCGCGGGCTGACCTGGCACGACGGTGTACTCGACCTGGGCGCCGCGGACCTGCTGCGCTCCTGA
- a CDS encoding ricin-type beta-trefoil lectin domain protein, whose amino-acid sequence MSDATPLNSPAIGNLFDTTDERLAAELKKGSGRAPARYPAGELLGRHWAPVFSYARLCTNGVQYAGMLATAAFTRLFGESVRQVGPRAAWRPDLLVTVRRTAGEWDTDKRREMLGPEVRSGPGDSDSAAVRLLPPNDRRLVSLAFQRLPEAARCVLWHAEVEAEELAVPARLLGLPVRDASQALERARELLRQYCLEAHRELAPDDECRRYSRLLDVSLRRGGNSVDPDLRQHMAACEHCPHSAAQLDQSGDRLPVLLAEGVLGWGARPYLASRPGRRPGGEETTAGPVVSTTPGSYPDAGRHPGADFHSTGGWYPEAGSCPGAGGADSGTGTDTGAAAGAEAGAGEVAGESFTHDADPLANGPGRSRDLGSASGPDQGPDRARGRGRGRGPGVGPYRGSGPRADVGRGPGGEPGSVPGPDFGFASGPGQGRGSSRGSGPLADVGPGTGNSVGSGVGIGSGIGGGSEAGSEPAISDPGLGLVDELDADPDSVWGVSPRRKAGPQPGARAGDATGAGPKRGPGFGGPREGVGSYLGGGSFLGARRLGPRHALRLSSGAYEGAPRGTDRRFPRRRRDLALAVLVVSGCVLVPLVLWAGGGDEPTRSPGAGTTAEEPVDVPTRIGAGDTGPGALSGRLRNQGGGDCAGVADGKVGAGAEVVLATCTASERQQWSYESDGRLRSLADDGLCLDSRLPSSVRLGPCDGEKDRAGVRYDFTPEGNLVPLGQSALALAPVPGDDETGLVLRSRTGGPAQRWEFDTSVDSLQMEWITSYTDGETAKPEPTPTSEREPSRTASPPPEPEPTPSGTTPAPRPTASTSGWTCYGYYCWYDDGSGGYGGHHGGGGH is encoded by the coding sequence GTGAGCGACGCGACCCCGCTGAATTCCCCCGCGATCGGCAACCTGTTCGATACGACCGACGAACGGCTCGCGGCAGAGCTGAAGAAGGGGTCGGGCAGGGCACCCGCCCGCTATCCCGCGGGGGAACTGCTGGGCCGGCACTGGGCGCCCGTCTTCTCGTACGCGCGTCTGTGCACGAACGGTGTCCAGTACGCCGGAATGCTCGCCACCGCCGCATTCACCCGCCTATTCGGGGAATCCGTTCGACAGGTCGGACCCAGAGCGGCGTGGCGGCCGGACTTGCTGGTCACCGTGCGCCGAACAGCGGGCGAATGGGACACGGACAAACGCCGGGAGATGCTCGGTCCCGAGGTGCGGTCCGGCCCGGGCGACAGCGATTCGGCCGCGGTCCGGCTGCTTCCGCCGAACGACCGGCGACTGGTGTCCCTGGCGTTCCAGCGGCTGCCGGAGGCCGCGCGCTGCGTGCTGTGGCACGCGGAGGTCGAGGCCGAGGAACTCGCCGTGCCGGCCCGGCTGCTCGGCCTTCCTGTCAGGGACGCCTCCCAGGCGCTGGAACGCGCACGGGAACTGCTGCGTCAGTACTGCCTCGAAGCGCATCGCGAACTCGCACCCGACGACGAGTGCCGCCGCTACAGCCGGCTCCTGGACGTCTCGCTCCGCCGGGGCGGCAACAGCGTCGACCCGGACCTGCGGCAGCACATGGCCGCCTGCGAGCACTGCCCGCACTCGGCCGCACAACTGGACCAGTCGGGAGACCGACTGCCCGTACTGCTGGCGGAAGGGGTCCTGGGGTGGGGTGCCCGTCCCTACCTGGCCTCCAGGCCCGGCCGCCGCCCCGGTGGCGAGGAGACGACGGCGGGACCGGTCGTCTCCACGACACCGGGCTCGTACCCGGACGCGGGGCGCCATCCGGGAGCGGACTTCCACTCGACCGGGGGTTGGTACCCGGAGGCAGGGTCCTGTCCGGGGGCCGGCGGCGCGGATTCCGGAACCGGCACGGATACGGGCGCCGCTGCGGGCGCGGAGGCCGGGGCGGGGGAGGTGGCGGGTGAGAGCTTCACCCATGACGCCGACCCACTGGCGAACGGCCCCGGCCGCAGCCGCGACCTCGGCTCCGCCTCAGGCCCGGACCAGGGCCCCGACCGAGCCCGGGGTCGCGGGCGCGGGCGTGGGCCTGGGGTGGGTCCCTACCGAGGGTCCGGCCCGCGGGCCGATGTAGGGCGCGGCCCGGGCGGCGAGCCCGGTTCGGTTCCCGGGCCGGACTTCGGTTTCGCCTCCGGCCCCGGCCAAGGGCGAGGTTCCTCCCGTGGGTCCGGCCCGCTGGCCGATGTCGGCCCTGGCACGGGCAACAGCGTCGGCTCCGGTGTCGGTATCGGCTCCGGTATCGGTGGTGGTTCCGAGGCTGGGTCCGAACCCGCGATCAGTGATCCCGGTCTCGGCCTCGTCGATGAGCTGGACGCTGATCCCGATTCCGTCTGGGGGGTGAGTCCCCGGCGGAAGGCCGGCCCCCAGCCCGGCGCCCGGGCCGGTGACGCCACGGGTGCAGGGCCGAAGCGAGGGCCGGGGTTCGGTGGGCCGCGCGAGGGTGTCGGGTCGTACCTCGGTGGTGGGTCGTTCCTGGGGGCCCGGCGTCTCGGCCCCCGGCATGCCCTGCGGCTTTCGTCGGGTGCGTACGAAGGCGCTCCCCGTGGCACCGACCGGCGCTTCCCGCGGCGGCGCCGGGATCTCGCCCTGGCCGTACTCGTCGTCAGCGGATGCGTCCTCGTGCCGCTGGTCCTGTGGGCGGGCGGCGGGGACGAACCCACGCGTTCCCCGGGCGCCGGGACCACGGCCGAGGAGCCGGTCGACGTCCCGACCAGGATCGGCGCCGGCGACACCGGGCCCGGCGCCCTCAGCGGGAGGCTCCGCAACCAGGGCGGCGGCGACTGCGCCGGGGTCGCCGACGGCAAGGTCGGTGCGGGCGCGGAGGTCGTCCTCGCCACCTGTACGGCCTCGGAGCGGCAGCAGTGGTCGTACGAGAGCGACGGCCGGCTGCGGAGCCTGGCGGACGACGGCCTGTGCCTCGACTCCCGGCTTCCCTCCTCGGTCCGGCTGGGGCCGTGCGACGGGGAGAAGGACCGGGCGGGCGTCCGCTACGACTTCACGCCGGAGGGAAATCTCGTCCCCCTGGGGCAGTCGGCGCTCGCGCTGGCTCCCGTCCCGGGTGACGACGAGACGGGGCTGGTCCTCAGGTCCCGTACCGGCGGACCCGCCCAGCGCTGGGAGTTCGACACCTCGGTGGACTCGCTCCAGATGGAGTGGATCACCTCGTACACGGACGGGGAGACGGCGAAACCGGAGCCGACACCGACCAGCGAGCGCGAGCCCAGCCGCACCGCATCGCCGCCTCCCGAACCGGAGCCCACGCCGTCCGGGACGACCCCGGCCCCGCGGCCCACGGCCTCCACTTCCGGCTGGACCTGTTACGGCTACTACTGCTGGTACGACGACGGGTCCGGCGGCTACGGCGGTCATCACGGAGGCGGCGGTCACTGA
- a CDS encoding glycoside hydrolase family 9 protein, with product MTAALLTAVLLTGGLALAPGAAGAQSAVDPAAATTPVRVNQAGYLPDGPKRATIVTAASEPLNWQLRSASGATAASGRTVVHGTDAASGEATHVADFSAFRKTGAGFVLVVGGWSSAPFDIRANLYDTLRTESLAFFYHQRSGTPIEASLVGPSYARPAGHLGVAPNQGDTSVPCQAGVCDYTQDVRGGWYDAGDHGKYVVNGGISVWTLVDSFARAKRAGTASALGDSTLRIPERGNGVPDILDEARWELDFLMRMQVPEGRPYAGMAFHKIHDAAWTGIPTRPELDPQPRELHRPSTAATLNLAATAAQCARVFRPYDSAYAKRCLSVARTAWTAAQANPALYAPDSDSTGGGPYNDTQVTDDFYWAAAELYAATGERAYRDAVTSSPWHTSADALTATGFNWADTAALGRLTLATVPNGLPTADIRRVRASVTAAADGHLATMAGQGYAVPIPANGYVWGSNSQVTNNAIVVATAYALTGQQRYRAAVLESMDYLLGRNTLDLSYVTGYGDTYARNQHHRFWAHQYDASLPNPPAGSLAGGPNSGLQDPVAQEHLAGCAPAACYIDDIGSYSTNEVTINWNAPLAWLAAFASERRHG from the coding sequence ATGACCGCCGCGCTACTGACGGCCGTCCTGCTGACCGGCGGTCTCGCCCTCGCGCCCGGCGCGGCAGGGGCGCAGTCCGCCGTCGATCCCGCCGCGGCCACCACGCCGGTTCGGGTCAACCAGGCGGGCTACCTGCCGGACGGCCCCAAGCGCGCCACGATCGTCACCGCGGCCTCCGAGCCGCTGAACTGGCAGTTGCGCAGCGCGTCGGGCGCCACCGCCGCTTCGGGCCGGACCGTCGTGCACGGCACGGACGCGGCCTCGGGCGAGGCGACCCACGTGGCGGACTTCTCCGCGTTCCGCAAGACGGGAGCGGGCTTCGTCCTGGTGGTCGGCGGGTGGAGCAGCGCGCCCTTCGACATCCGCGCGAACCTCTACGACACCCTGCGCACCGAGTCCCTGGCCTTCTTCTACCACCAGCGCAGCGGCACACCGATCGAGGCCTCCCTGGTGGGTCCGTCGTACGCACGGCCCGCCGGGCATCTCGGGGTGGCCCCCAACCAGGGCGACACGAGCGTCCCGTGCCAGGCGGGGGTGTGCGACTACACCCAGGACGTGCGGGGCGGCTGGTACGACGCGGGCGACCACGGCAAGTACGTCGTCAACGGCGGGATCTCCGTCTGGACGCTCGTCGACTCCTTCGCGCGCGCGAAGCGGGCGGGCACCGCGTCCGCGCTCGGCGACTCGACCCTGCGGATCCCCGAGCGCGGCAACGGCGTCCCGGACATCCTCGACGAGGCCCGCTGGGAGCTCGACTTCCTCATGCGGATGCAGGTCCCCGAGGGCAGGCCCTACGCGGGGATGGCCTTCCACAAGATCCATGACGCGGCCTGGACGGGCATCCCGACCCGTCCCGAACTGGACCCCCAGCCGCGCGAGTTGCACCGCCCGTCCACCGCGGCCACGCTCAATCTCGCCGCGACGGCCGCGCAGTGCGCGCGGGTGTTCAGGCCGTACGACTCCGCGTACGCGAAGCGGTGTCTGAGCGTGGCGCGCACGGCGTGGACCGCGGCGCAGGCCAACCCCGCGCTGTACGCGCCGGATTCGGACAGCACCGGCGGCGGCCCCTACAACGACACCCAGGTCACCGACGACTTCTACTGGGCGGCGGCCGAACTGTACGCGGCGACCGGTGAACGCGCCTACCGGGACGCGGTCACCTCCTCGCCCTGGCACACCTCGGCGGACGCGCTCACGGCGACCGGCTTCAACTGGGCCGACACCGCGGCCCTCGGCCGGCTGACCCTGGCGACCGTGCCGAACGGACTGCCCACCGCCGACATCAGGCGTGTACGGGCGTCCGTGACCGCCGCCGCCGACGGGCATCTCGCCACGATGGCCGGGCAGGGCTACGCGGTGCCCATCCCCGCGAACGGATACGTCTGGGGTTCCAACAGCCAGGTCACCAACAACGCGATCGTCGTGGCCACCGCCTACGCGCTGACCGGTCAACAGCGCTACCGGGCCGCAGTGTTGGAGTCGATGGACTATCTGCTGGGCCGCAACACCCTGGATCTGTCCTACGTCACCGGCTACGGCGACACGTACGCCAGGAACCAGCACCACCGGTTCTGGGCGCACCAGTACGACGCCTCGCTGCCGAACCCGCCGGCCGGCTCCCTCGCGGGCGGCCCCAACAGCGGTCTGCAGGACCCGGTGGCGCAGGAGCATCTCGCCGGGTGCGCCCCCGCGGCCTGCTACATCGACGACATCGGTTCGTACTCCACCAACGAGGTGACCATCAACTGGAACGCCCCGCTGGCGTGGCTGGCGGCCTTCGCCTCCGAACGCCGCCACGGATAG
- a CDS encoding helix-turn-helix domain-containing protein has protein sequence MPVRADDLPEAAAPSPPPGLVTVGRFDQRPGYSVNRPGGADSWLFTWTTDGAGRLMQGASGTRAGPGDLVVLGPGVPHRYTVAPDARRWTFWWAHCQARPAWADRLRPHLLGDRLYAVTPVPAGVRDRLEQAFRRMLADARWTGEGAPPAMEPGEPEGSDEPGGGRVAVAHGTAARELALCSLESIVLLTTATATAGGEAARPGVDARIRRAEARIAADPGAPHTVDTLAAGVALSPSRFAHLFTQQLGQSPMRALLAARLLHAARLLEATDLPVERIAVAAGFTSPFHFSRVFRQRYGAPPGAYRAGLRH, from the coding sequence ATGCCTGTGCGTGCTGACGACTTGCCCGAGGCTGCCGCGCCGTCCCCGCCACCGGGCCTGGTGACCGTCGGTCGCTTCGACCAGCGCCCCGGCTACAGCGTCAACCGGCCGGGCGGCGCCGACAGCTGGCTCTTCACCTGGACCACGGACGGAGCGGGACGGCTGATGCAGGGCGCCTCCGGGACCCGGGCGGGCCCGGGCGACCTGGTCGTCCTCGGCCCCGGGGTGCCCCACCGCTACACGGTCGCGCCGGACGCCCGGCGGTGGACGTTCTGGTGGGCCCACTGCCAGGCCCGCCCGGCCTGGGCTGACCGGCTGCGGCCTCATCTGCTCGGTGACCGGCTGTATGCCGTCACGCCGGTACCGGCCGGTGTGCGGGACCGGCTGGAGCAGGCGTTCCGGCGGATGCTCGCCGACGCGCGGTGGACGGGGGAGGGCGCCCCGCCGGCCATGGAGCCCGGGGAGCCCGAGGGGTCCGACGAGCCCGGCGGTGGCCGGGTCGCCGTCGCCCACGGCACCGCCGCCCGCGAACTCGCCCTCTGTTCCCTGGAGTCGATCGTCCTGCTCACGACCGCCACCGCGACCGCGGGCGGGGAGGCGGCCCGGCCGGGCGTCGACGCGCGGATCCGCCGGGCCGAGGCACGCATCGCCGCCGACCCGGGAGCGCCGCACACGGTCGACACCCTGGCCGCCGGAGTGGCGCTCTCCCCCTCCCGCTTCGCCCACCTCTTCACCCAGCAGCTGGGCCAGTCACCGATGCGGGCGCTGCTCGCCGCCCGGCTGCTGCACGCGGCACGGCTGCTTGAGGCGACCGACCTGCCGGTGGAACGGATCGCGGTGGCCGCCGGTTTCACCAGCCCCTTCCACTTCAGCCGGGTCTTCCGGCAGCGCTACGGAGCCCCGCCCGGCGCGTACCGCGCGGGGCTCCGGCACTGA
- a CDS encoding NAD(P)-dependent oxidoreductase, with product MSTPHKPLVILRPDPHPVERVFRPDTLARLHDLFTVVEPDSEYAFDRALPDAFAVVGQPDLPAERLARAGELRALLNIEGNFFPNVDYDGCFRRGVHVLGCGPAYAQAVAEYALGLALDLARGISREDRAFRAGRERYVSEGTADSVLLRGADIGLIGFGNLGRSLFPLLAPFRPTLRVYDPWLPPAVLREQGLVPATLDETLARSTFVFVLATVTDDSRRLLGERELALLPDGARLVLVSRAPVVDFPALLARVAEGRLLAGIDVWPDEPVAADEPARSLEGLVLSAHRAGGIPDAFLSIGDMVVDDLTLLARGLPPARMQAAARELVGRYRNRPVV from the coding sequence GTGAGCACCCCGCACAAGCCGCTCGTGATCCTGCGCCCCGACCCGCACCCCGTCGAACGCGTCTTCAGGCCGGACACGCTGGCCCGGCTCCACGACCTCTTCACCGTCGTCGAGCCCGACAGCGAGTACGCCTTCGACCGGGCGCTGCCGGACGCCTTCGCCGTCGTCGGCCAGCCCGACCTGCCTGCCGAACGCCTGGCCCGCGCGGGCGAGTTGAGAGCCCTGCTCAACATCGAGGGCAACTTCTTTCCGAACGTCGACTACGACGGATGCTTCCGCCGCGGCGTCCACGTCCTGGGCTGCGGACCCGCCTACGCCCAGGCCGTCGCCGAGTACGCCCTCGGGCTCGCCCTCGACCTGGCACGCGGCATCAGCCGCGAGGACCGTGCCTTCCGCGCCGGACGGGAGCGGTACGTGTCCGAGGGCACCGCCGACTCCGTACTGCTGCGCGGCGCCGACATCGGCCTGATCGGCTTCGGGAACCTCGGCCGCAGCCTCTTCCCGCTCCTCGCGCCCTTCCGCCCGACCCTGCGCGTGTACGACCCCTGGCTGCCGCCCGCCGTCCTGCGCGAACAGGGCCTGGTGCCGGCCACGCTCGACGAGACGCTGGCCCGCAGCACCTTCGTCTTCGTGCTCGCCACCGTCACCGACGACAGCCGCCGGCTGCTCGGCGAGCGCGAGCTGGCACTGCTGCCCGACGGGGCGCGGCTCGTCCTCGTCAGCCGCGCACCCGTCGTGGACTTCCCCGCGCTGCTCGCCCGGGTCGCCGAGGGCCGTCTCCTCGCGGGCATCGACGTCTGGCCCGACGAACCCGTCGCGGCCGACGAACCCGCCCGCTCCCTGGAGGGCCTGGTCCTGTCCGCCCACCGCGCGGGCGGCATCCCGGACGCCTTCCTGAGCATCGGCGACATGGTCGTCGACGATCTGACCCTGCTGGCCCGCGGACTGCCACCCGCCCGGATGCAGGCCGCCGCCCGCGAACTCGTCGGCCGCTACCGCAACCGTCCCGTCGTCTGA
- a CDS encoding phytanoyl-CoA dioxygenase family protein has product MTVTDRGLVRSFEEDGFAVARGLFAPAEIGALCAEFAALHAAGPVPGHFQPRAAGAAGAASAADPLDVHPRVMQPHRINDLARRFLLEPRLREVLELLLGEEVLAAQSMFYFKPPGARGQALHQDNFYLRTEPGTCVAAWIACDAIDRDNGGLEVVPGTHRMDVFCPEEADEQLSFAREYVPPPPGLSAVPVDMAPGDVLFFNGSLVHGSPPNRSSDRFRRSFIGHYVGRSTERIGRYYPTLTMSGDPVPLLESEGAGPCGTEFAPAGPH; this is encoded by the coding sequence ATGACAGTCACGGACAGGGGCCTGGTGCGGAGCTTCGAGGAGGACGGCTTCGCGGTGGCGCGCGGGCTGTTCGCCCCTGCGGAGATCGGGGCGCTGTGCGCCGAGTTCGCCGCGCTGCACGCGGCCGGACCGGTCCCGGGGCACTTCCAGCCCCGCGCGGCCGGAGCCGCCGGGGCCGCCTCGGCCGCCGACCCGCTGGACGTCCATCCCCGGGTCATGCAGCCGCACCGCATCAACGACCTGGCCCGGCGTTTCCTCCTCGAACCCCGGCTGCGCGAGGTGCTCGAACTCCTTTTGGGCGAGGAGGTGTTGGCGGCCCAGAGCATGTTCTACTTCAAGCCGCCGGGCGCCCGCGGACAGGCTCTGCACCAGGACAACTTCTATCTGCGGACCGAACCGGGCACCTGTGTGGCCGCCTGGATCGCCTGCGATGCGATCGACCGGGACAACGGCGGTCTGGAGGTCGTCCCGGGCACCCACCGCATGGACGTGTTCTGCCCCGAGGAGGCCGACGAGCAACTGTCGTTCGCCCGCGAGTACGTTCCGCCGCCGCCCGGTCTGTCCGCCGTGCCGGTCGACATGGCTCCGGGGGACGTCCTCTTCTTCAACGGCAGCCTGGTGCACGGTTCCCCGCCCAACCGCAGCAGCGACCGTTTCCGCCGCTCGTTCATCGGCCACTACGTCGGCCGCTCCACGGAACGCATCGGCCGCTACTACCCCACCCTGACCATGAGCGGAGATCCCGTCCCCCTGCTGGAGAGCGAGGGCGCGGGCCCGTGCGGCACCGAGTTCGCACCGGCGGGACCGCACTGA
- a CDS encoding arsenic transporter — protein sequence MSSTLATALSALLLVAVLAGAVIRPFGLPEATVAVPAAGLVMATGAISLDHARAEAELLGPVVGFLAAVLVLAKLCDDEGLFRACGAWLARTSKGRPQRLLAANFLLASVITAVLSLDATVVLLTPVVFATVARLGARPGPHVYACAHLSNTASLLLPVSNLTNLLAFTASGLSFTRFAVLMGPAWVVAIAAEYLVFRRFFAEELAEPSDLDGGSADAADSEPVDMPVFALVTVACTLAGFVVTSAVGIEPAWAALAGALVLAVRALAHGRTTPLAVVRATSLPFLAFVLALGIVVRAVVDNGLSDALGHLVPDSSSLLALLGIAVLAAVLANLINNLPAVLVLLPLAAAAGPGPILAVLLGVNIGPNLTYAGSLATLLWRRIVHQHDHSVHLGEFTRLGLLTVPATLIPAVVALWLSLRVFGV from the coding sequence CTGAGCTCGACACTCGCGACCGCCCTTTCCGCTCTGCTGCTCGTGGCGGTACTGGCCGGTGCCGTGATCCGGCCGTTCGGTCTGCCGGAGGCCACCGTGGCCGTCCCGGCCGCCGGACTGGTGATGGCCACCGGCGCCATCTCCCTCGACCACGCGCGCGCCGAGGCCGAACTGCTCGGCCCGGTCGTGGGCTTTCTCGCCGCGGTGCTCGTGCTCGCCAAACTCTGCGACGACGAGGGCCTCTTCCGGGCCTGCGGCGCCTGGCTGGCCCGTACGTCGAAGGGCCGGCCGCAGCGTCTGCTGGCCGCCAACTTCCTGCTCGCGTCGGTCATCACGGCCGTACTGAGCCTGGACGCCACGGTCGTCCTGCTCACCCCGGTGGTGTTCGCCACCGTGGCCCGCCTCGGCGCCCGGCCGGGGCCCCATGTGTACGCGTGCGCCCATCTGTCGAACACGGCGTCGCTGCTGCTGCCCGTCTCCAACCTCACCAACCTGCTCGCGTTCACGGCCAGCGGGCTGAGCTTCACCCGGTTCGCCGTGCTGATGGGCCCCGCGTGGGTGGTCGCCATCGCCGCCGAGTACCTGGTCTTCCGCCGCTTCTTCGCCGAGGAACTGGCCGAACCGAGCGACCTGGACGGGGGCTCGGCGGACGCCGCCGACAGCGAGCCCGTCGACATGCCCGTGTTCGCGCTGGTCACGGTCGCCTGCACCCTCGCGGGCTTCGTCGTGACGTCGGCGGTCGGGATCGAGCCGGCCTGGGCGGCCCTCGCGGGAGCCCTCGTCCTGGCCGTCCGGGCGCTGGCCCACGGGCGCACCACCCCGCTCGCCGTCGTACGGGCCACCTCGTTGCCCTTCCTCGCCTTCGTCCTGGCCCTGGGCATCGTGGTGCGCGCCGTGGTGGACAACGGCCTCTCGGACGCGCTCGGTCACCTGGTCCCGGACTCGTCGAGCCTGCTCGCGCTGCTCGGGATCGCGGTCCTCGCCGCCGTGCTGGCGAACCTCATCAACAACCTGCCCGCGGTCCTGGTCCTGCTGCCCCTGGCCGCGGCGGCGGGCCCCGGACCGATCCTCGCCGTCCTGCTCGGGGTGAACATCGGCCCGAACCTCACGTACGCCGGTTCGCTGGCGACCCTGCTGTGGCGGCGGATCGTCCACCAGCACGATCACAGCGTCCATCTCGGTGAGTTCACCCGTCTCGGCCTGCTCACCGTGCCCGCCACGCTGATCCCGGCCGTGGTGGCGCTCTGGCTCTCCCTGCGTGTGTTCGGGGTCTGA